One Phocaeicola dorei genomic region harbors:
- a CDS encoding gamma-glutamyl-gamma-aminobutyrate hydrolase family protein has translation MKNKCLFVLLLALGCCHVQAQKSQKNPLPEALVQLNQKVDSELIPGIKRSPLIGISTDISPKRTAVNTAYVQSVILSGGIPYMIPVTDNVEILRQIVSQLDGIVFTGGEDIQPIYYGDLPYEKLEEVSPARDTFDLMVLKMAADRNIPILGICRGLQLMNVAFGGTLYQDLPTQHSSSVNHRQEESGTTPTHPISIIKESKLAEITGQEVLQVNTFHHQAIRKLAPGFKITAWAPDSIAEAIEAYPIRQMIGVQFHPEIFTAAGDTTMHKLFKFLVNKADTFHLAKKIHSRILSIDTHTDTPLWFKNGYSVGLRKDNMVSIQKMEEGKLDAQFLAAFIWQGKRDDVSSQKAVESTTLLIQSIYDEVAKYKDFCGIALTEKDLVRLKNEGKKAFFIGIENGYAIGKDLKNIKKYKQMGVNYITLCHSYDNDICHSSTHTEDATQGLTQFGREVVKEMNRLGIMIDISHASEGTFWDVIKYSTQPIIASHSSSRTLCDHDRNLTDEQLRALAKNGGVAQLCLLDTYINKTPKAASVCDAVEHLDHMIKVAGIDHVGIGTDFDGGGGLQGCNGDNDLINLTIKMIEKGYTEEDLRKIWGGNLLRVMKQVQEAPLLSSKKRR, from the coding sequence ATGAAAAACAAATGCCTCTTTGTATTACTATTAGCTTTGGGATGTTGCCATGTACAAGCACAAAAAAGTCAAAAGAATCCTTTGCCCGAAGCACTCGTCCAATTGAATCAAAAAGTGGATTCCGAACTGATTCCCGGAATAAAAAGGTCTCCCCTGATTGGAATTTCTACAGATATAAGTCCGAAACGGACAGCCGTAAACACGGCATATGTACAGTCAGTCATTCTCTCTGGAGGAATTCCTTATATGATACCTGTAACGGATAATGTAGAGATACTGCGTCAAATTGTATCCCAGCTGGACGGAATTGTCTTTACAGGTGGAGAAGATATCCAACCGATATATTATGGTGACCTTCCTTATGAAAAACTGGAAGAAGTAAGCCCCGCCCGGGATACCTTCGACTTAATGGTGCTAAAAATGGCCGCAGACCGGAATATTCCCATATTAGGAATTTGCAGGGGACTGCAATTAATGAATGTAGCTTTCGGTGGAACTTTATATCAGGATCTGCCCACACAACATTCCTCAAGTGTCAACCATCGCCAAGAAGAATCCGGCACTACCCCCACCCATCCGATATCCATCATAAAGGAAAGCAAGTTGGCAGAAATTACAGGACAAGAAGTGCTGCAAGTCAATACATTCCATCATCAGGCTATCCGGAAATTAGCACCGGGATTCAAAATCACGGCTTGGGCGCCCGACAGTATAGCGGAAGCTATAGAAGCTTATCCCATACGACAAATGATAGGTGTACAATTTCATCCGGAAATATTTACAGCAGCCGGAGATACCACCATGCATAAATTATTTAAATTCCTAGTGAACAAGGCTGATACATTCCATCTAGCTAAAAAAATTCATAGCCGTATTCTATCCATTGACACTCATACAGATACTCCTCTTTGGTTTAAAAACGGTTACAGCGTAGGCTTGAGAAAAGACAACATGGTCAGCATCCAAAAAATGGAGGAAGGTAAATTGGATGCACAGTTTCTAGCCGCATTTATATGGCAGGGAAAACGAGATGACGTATCTTCACAAAAAGCCGTAGAAAGCACCACCCTGTTGATTCAATCCATTTATGACGAAGTAGCGAAATACAAAGATTTTTGTGGCATCGCCCTTACGGAAAAGGATTTGGTACGTTTAAAGAATGAAGGCAAGAAAGCTTTCTTTATAGGGATCGAGAATGGTTACGCCATCGGCAAGGACCTCAAGAATATAAAAAAATACAAACAGATGGGAGTCAATTATATAACTCTCTGCCATTCTTACGATAACGATATTTGCCATTCGTCCACTCATACGGAAGATGCTACTCAAGGACTGACACAGTTTGGTCGTGAGGTAGTGAAGGAAATGAACCGGTTAGGTATTATGATAGATATATCACATGCCAGTGAAGGTACTTTCTGGGATGTTATAAAATATAGTACACAACCTATCATCGCCTCTCATTCCTCGTCAAGGACTTTATGCGACCATGACCGTAATCTAACAGACGAACAACTCCGTGCCCTAGCGAAAAATGGCGGAGTGGCACAGTTATGTCTCCTCGATACCTATATCAATAAAACCCCAAAAGCCGCATCCGTTTGTGATGCAGTCGAACATTTAGACCACATGATTAAAGTAGCCGGCATAGACCATGTAGGAATAGGTACGGACTTTGACGGCGGTGGTGGTTTGCAAGGATGCAATGGAGATAATGACTTGATTAATCTGACCATAAAAATGATTGAAAAAGGATATACAGAAGAAGACTTAAGGAAGATTTGGGGAGGTAATCTCTTGAGAGTAATGAAGCAAGTACAGGAAGCACCACTTCTTTCTTCAAAAAAACGCAGATAA
- a CDS encoding M3 family metallopeptidase, protein MKHILLAACAVAILSGCGSQGKQAAPTGNPFLSEYTTPFQVPPFDQIKMEHYKPAFLQGMEEQQKEIDAIVNNPEPATFQNTIAALDQSGTLLRKVSTVFYGLKSANTNDEMDALSRELSPLQSKHSDDIALNEKLFARIKAVYENPGNLDKEQKKLLEETYKDFVRGGANLDAESQKKLRELNSEISMLQLTFGQNMQKETNAFQLIVDKEEDLAGLPQNLIASAAETAKEAGMEGKWIFTLHNPSVMPFLQYADNRNLREKIFKGYINRGNNGNEYDNKEVVRKLLKARLEKAKLMGYENYASFALEERMAKTPDAVYKLLDQIWTPTLSKAKEELADINAEIKKDGKTFTAEGWDWRYYADRAKKAKFDLDENQVRPYLKLENVRNGVFYVANKLYGITFTQLDNLPLPHPDAQAFECKDKDGSHLGVLYMDFFPRASKKGGAWCGSYRSQTYKDGKKVAPVVTVVCNFTKPAAGQPALLSADEANTLFHEFGHALHNLFKDVHYYGVASVPRDFVELPSQIDEHWAFEPEVLNVYAKHYQTGEVIPAGLVEKMDKSGKYGQGFATAEYLAASLLDMDYHVLKEIPNDMDVMQFETETLGKRGLLKQIPSRYRTTYFNHTMGGGYTAGYYSYIWAEVLDCDAYEAYKETGDIFNQEVAGKFRKYILTPGCIDDAMDMYVNFRGKEPGIDPLLKNRGLK, encoded by the coding sequence ATGAAACACATTCTTTTGGCAGCCTGTGCGGTTGCCATATTAAGCGGTTGCGGTTCGCAAGGGAAACAGGCAGCCCCTACCGGAAATCCATTCCTTTCGGAGTACACAACTCCCTTCCAGGTTCCTCCTTTCGACCAAATCAAGATGGAACATTACAAACCCGCCTTTTTGCAGGGCATGGAAGAACAACAGAAAGAGATTGACGCTATAGTAAACAACCCCGAACCCGCCACTTTCCAGAATACCATTGCAGCACTGGATCAAAGCGGAACGTTACTTCGTAAAGTCAGCACCGTATTCTACGGACTGAAAAGCGCCAATACCAATGATGAAATGGATGCACTGAGCCGTGAACTCTCTCCACTACAATCAAAACACAGCGATGACATCGCCTTAAATGAAAAACTTTTTGCACGTATCAAAGCTGTCTATGAAAATCCCGGCAATTTGGACAAAGAGCAAAAGAAGTTGTTGGAAGAAACCTATAAAGATTTTGTACGTGGAGGTGCCAACCTGGATGCCGAAAGTCAAAAAAAATTGCGTGAATTAAATAGTGAGATTTCCATGTTGCAGCTCACCTTCGGCCAAAATATGCAGAAGGAAACCAATGCTTTCCAATTGATCGTGGACAAAGAAGAAGACTTAGCCGGATTACCCCAAAACCTGATTGCCAGTGCTGCCGAAACAGCTAAAGAAGCAGGCATGGAAGGCAAATGGATTTTCACCCTGCATAATCCCAGCGTCATGCCTTTCCTGCAATATGCCGACAACCGAAACCTGCGCGAAAAGATATTCAAAGGATACATTAACAGAGGAAATAACGGAAATGAATACGACAACAAGGAAGTGGTACGCAAACTGCTCAAAGCCCGTCTGGAAAAAGCCAAGCTGATGGGATATGAAAACTATGCTTCCTTTGCACTGGAAGAACGTATGGCGAAAACACCGGATGCCGTATATAAATTATTAGACCAGATTTGGACACCTACTCTGTCCAAAGCCAAAGAAGAACTGGCAGATATCAATGCCGAAATAAAGAAAGACGGAAAAACCTTCACAGCCGAAGGTTGGGACTGGCGTTATTATGCAGACCGGGCCAAGAAAGCCAAATTCGACTTGGATGAAAATCAGGTACGTCCTTATCTGAAACTGGAAAACGTACGTAACGGTGTGTTCTATGTTGCCAACAAACTATACGGTATCACTTTCACCCAGCTGGACAATCTTCCCCTCCCTCATCCCGATGCACAGGCATTCGAATGTAAGGACAAAGACGGTTCTCATCTAGGTGTACTCTATATGGACTTCTTTCCGCGTGCCAGCAAGAAAGGTGGCGCATGGTGCGGAAGCTATCGTTCACAGACCTACAAGGACGGCAAGAAAGTGGCTCCTGTAGTAACCGTGGTATGCAACTTTACCAAACCGGCAGCCGGACAACCCGCTTTGCTCAGTGCAGACGAAGCGAATACCTTGTTCCACGAATTCGGACATGCTTTACATAATCTTTTCAAAGATGTACATTATTATGGTGTGGCTAGTGTTCCGCGTGATTTTGTAGAACTGCCGTCACAGATAGATGAGCATTGGGCTTTTGAACCGGAGGTATTGAATGTATATGCCAAACATTATCAGACAGGTGAAGTTATTCCTGCCGGACTGGTTGAAAAAATGGACAAGAGTGGCAAATACGGACAAGGCTTCGCTACGGCTGAATATTTAGCTGCTTCCCTGCTGGATATGGATTATCATGTATTAAAAGAAATTCCCAATGATATGGACGTTATGCAGTTCGAAACAGAAACATTAGGTAAGCGCGGATTGCTGAAACAAATTCCGTCACGCTACCGCACCACTTATTTCAACCATACCATGGGTGGTGGATATACTGCCGGTTACTATAGTTATATTTGGGCGGAAGTGCTGGATTGTGACGCATACGAGGCATACAAGGAAACGGGCGATATTTTCAATCAGGAAGTGGCCGGTAAGTTCCGCAAATATATCCTCACTCCCGGCTGCATTGACGATGCGATGGACATGTATGTCAATTTCCGCGGCAAAGAACCCGGTATTGATCCCTTGTTGAAGAACAGAGGACTAAAATAA
- a CDS encoding ABC transporter permease codes for MKQIYYVIQALIHGRSSNIIKVVSLGLGLTMSILLFSRVVYEQSFDTCFKDHDKLYQLWNIWTVNGEPLPPSEYIIGAAAGGILDAMPEIVESAASAGIWPVSSPVYNGSVRFDDFKVAADSLFFQTMGIEVLSGDPVRELQQKDVIFLSKDLADKMFGGENPIGKIISFNKEIELTVKGTYAALPENCTMRPKAVISLPSIWSRRIGNYSWNGGDSWKEYIRLKQDIDLDELNKRIDMVVQQHIPRSDKFGITVMAKPVRDTYRGYDEVKRMRNIMLILGISILFITTLNYVLISISSLSRRAKSIGVHKCSGAGTGTVFGMFMWETGIIILLSLFLMVFLMFNFREFVEDTTAAKLESLFAVERIWVPLGVTAVLFLIGGVLPGRIFSKIPVTQVFRRYTEGKKGWKRPLLFIQFAGVAFICGLMCVVMLQYHYVINKDPGYNPERVVIGINNAPDAEARLAARHFYEGLPYVEALTSATSYPSNGYSGQMIPDEKGTSLFSSRYDFTQENYVAFMGMAIQQGRVPRESGEVAVNEEFVRRMHWGKDVLGKSIQTEEGRVKIVGVIKDFNIDGFYSELKPFVLHHHPRDLADLVYLRLKEPFGENLQKLNRDAAEAFPNQTVGFESLEQKMADSYNSVRVFRNATLLAAIAILFITLMGLIGYINDELQRRSKEIAIRKVNGAESFAILEMLVQDVLWISFPAVVAGTLGAWYVGGLWMEQFAVTVGSLVPYYVCVAIVVLILIVSCVISKTWRIANENPVKSIKSE; via the coding sequence ATGAAACAGATTTATTATGTCATTCAGGCTTTGATACATGGACGAAGTTCTAATATAATAAAAGTCGTCTCGTTAGGCTTGGGCCTGACTATGAGTATTTTGCTTTTCTCAAGAGTTGTGTATGAGCAGAGTTTTGATACTTGTTTTAAGGATCATGATAAATTATACCAATTGTGGAATATATGGACAGTAAATGGGGAACCTCTTCCTCCTAGTGAATATATTATCGGTGCAGCTGCCGGAGGCATACTGGATGCAATGCCGGAAATTGTGGAATCGGCGGCAAGTGCGGGGATATGGCCGGTATCATCACCTGTTTACAACGGAAGTGTCCGTTTTGATGATTTTAAAGTTGCTGCTGATTCATTGTTTTTTCAGACAATGGGTATTGAGGTCTTGAGTGGTGATCCGGTACGCGAATTGCAGCAAAAAGATGTAATTTTCCTGAGTAAAGATTTGGCGGATAAAATGTTTGGCGGTGAGAACCCGATTGGTAAAATAATTAGTTTCAATAAGGAAATTGAGTTGACAGTCAAAGGAACGTATGCTGCTTTACCTGAGAATTGTACTATGCGACCGAAGGCCGTCATTTCCTTGCCTTCTATCTGGAGCCGCCGGATAGGAAATTATTCATGGAACGGTGGGGACAGCTGGAAAGAATATATCCGGTTGAAGCAGGATATTGATTTGGATGAATTGAACAAGCGTATTGATATGGTAGTACAGCAACATATTCCCAGAAGTGATAAGTTTGGAATCACTGTCATGGCAAAACCTGTTCGGGATACGTACCGTGGATATGATGAAGTGAAAAGAATGCGTAATATTATGCTTATTTTAGGTATATCTATTTTGTTTATCACGACATTGAATTATGTGTTGATTTCTATTTCTTCATTGAGCCGGCGTGCCAAAAGTATTGGTGTTCATAAATGCAGCGGAGCGGGGACGGGTACTGTTTTTGGTATGTTTATGTGGGAAACAGGTATTATTATTTTGCTTTCATTGTTTTTGATGGTTTTTTTAATGTTTAATTTCCGGGAGTTTGTGGAAGATACTACAGCTGCTAAACTGGAGTCCCTTTTTGCGGTGGAACGTATTTGGGTGCCTTTGGGAGTGACTGCTGTCTTATTCCTCATTGGTGGTGTGCTGCCGGGACGAATTTTTTCAAAGATACCGGTCACACAGGTTTTCCGGCGTTATACAGAGGGTAAAAAAGGATGGAAACGTCCGTTATTGTTTATCCAATTTGCAGGAGTGGCTTTTATATGTGGATTGATGTGTGTAGTGATGCTCCAGTATCATTATGTTATTAATAAAGATCCGGGTTATAATCCTGAGCGGGTAGTGATTGGTATTAATAATGCACCGGATGCTGAAGCTCGGCTTGCTGCCCGTCACTTTTATGAAGGGCTTCCATACGTGGAAGCATTGACCTCAGCAACTAGCTATCCGTCTAATGGATATAGCGGGCAGATGATACCGGATGAGAAAGGAACGAGCCTTTTTTCCAGTCGCTATGATTTTACTCAGGAGAATTATGTCGCTTTTATGGGAATGGCCATACAGCAAGGGCGTGTACCGCGTGAATCCGGTGAGGTGGCTGTCAATGAGGAATTTGTGCGGAGAATGCATTGGGGAAAAGATGTTTTAGGTAAGAGTATTCAGACAGAAGAAGGACGTGTCAAAATAGTAGGTGTGATTAAAGATTTTAATATTGACGGATTCTACTCAGAGCTGAAACCATTTGTTCTGCACCATCATCCCAGAGATTTGGCTGATCTTGTTTATCTCCGTCTGAAGGAACCCTTTGGTGAGAATCTTCAGAAACTGAACCGTGATGCTGCCGAAGCTTTTCCGAATCAAACAGTCGGTTTTGAAAGCTTGGAACAAAAAATGGCGGATAGTTATAATTCCGTTCGTGTATTTCGTAATGCGACTTTATTGGCGGCAATTGCCATCTTGTTTATTACTTTGATGGGACTGATAGGCTATATTAATGATGAATTACAGCGACGTTCGAAAGAAATTGCTATTCGTAAAGTGAATGGAGCTGAGTCATTTGCGATATTGGAAATGTTGGTGCAAGATGTTCTTTGGATTTCTTTCCCGGCTGTAGTCGCAGGTACATTAGGAGCATGGTATGTAGGTGGTTTATGGATGGAACAGTTTGCTGTGACTGTAGGTTCGCTTGTTCCTTATTATGTATGTGTAGCTATTGTGGTCTTGATATTGATTGTCAGTTGTGTCATTTCCAAAACATGGCGCATTGCCAATGAGAATCCAGTAAAGAGTATTAAATCAGAATAA
- a CDS encoding ABC transporter ATP-binding protein encodes MIQIENLSKVFRTSEVETIALNHVNIEVKEGEFVAIMGPSGCGKSTLLNILGLLDNPSEGSYKLIGKEVANLKEKERTRLRKGVIGFVFQSFNLIDELNVFENVELPLTYLGIKASERKERVLEILKRMNLSHRAKHFPQQLSGGQQQRVAIARAVVTNPKLILADEPTGNLDSKNGAEVMNLLTELNKEGTSIVMVTHSQHDAGFAHRVIHLFDGSVVANIKE; translated from the coding sequence ATGATACAGATTGAAAATTTAAGTAAGGTATTTCGTACTTCAGAAGTAGAAACAATTGCGTTGAATCATGTAAATATAGAGGTGAAAGAAGGAGAGTTTGTAGCTATTATGGGACCATCAGGTTGTGGAAAATCCACGTTGTTGAACATTCTCGGATTATTGGATAATCCTTCGGAGGGTAGTTATAAACTGATAGGAAAAGAGGTGGCCAATCTAAAAGAGAAGGAACGTACCCGTTTGCGCAAGGGTGTGATAGGTTTCGTGTTCCAGAGTTTTAATCTGATAGACGAACTGAATGTTTTTGAAAATGTGGAGTTACCGTTGACTTATCTTGGAATCAAGGCCAGTGAGCGTAAGGAGCGTGTTCTGGAAATTTTAAAGCGAATGAATTTGAGTCATCGTGCCAAGCATTTTCCGCAACAGCTTTCCGGTGGTCAACAACAGCGTGTGGCTATTGCCCGTGCTGTGGTTACTAATCCTAAATTGATCCTCGCCGATGAGCCTACTGGTAATTTGGACTCAAAGAACGGTGCTGAAGTAATGAATCTATTGACCGAACTTAACAAGGAGGGGACTAGTATTGTTATGGTAACTCACTCTCAGCATGATGCCGGATTTGCTCATCGTGTCATTCATTTGTTTGATGGTAGCGTAGTGGCGAACATTAAAGAATAA
- a CDS encoding IS256 family transposase — protein MSEEFDFERIKNKAIEQLKAGKPLLGKDGAFAPLLESILNAALEGEMDAHLSEDERMSGNRRNGKMQKQVQTSMGEVTVSTPRDRNSTFDPQFIKKRETILAEGVADRIIGLYALGNSTREISDWMEENLGNRVSAETISSITDRVLPEIKAWRSRSLDYIYPIVWMDAIHYKVMDERGCAITHAIYNVLAIDKDGRKDLLGMYISKNEGANFWLNVLTDLQNRGVHDILIACVDGLRGFPDAIQSVFPDTIVQLCIVHQIRNSIKYVGSKHQKEFLKDLKRVYGAVSKDAAETELLDLDQKWGEKYPIVIKSWQDNWEKLTEYFQFTSDIRRMIYTTNTVEGYHRQIRKVTKNKGVFPNDTALEKLVYLAYRNIRKKWTMPLANWGTIAQQLAIKFGDRFKLL, from the coding sequence ATGAGTGAAGAATTTGATTTTGAAAGGATCAAGAACAAGGCAATCGAGCAGCTCAAGGCTGGCAAGCCCTTGTTGGGTAAGGACGGAGCTTTTGCCCCGTTATTGGAGAGCATTTTAAATGCAGCTTTAGAAGGTGAGATGGATGCCCATCTTTCCGAGGATGAACGCATGAGTGGCAACCGTCGTAATGGCAAGATGCAGAAGCAGGTGCAAACTTCTATGGGTGAGGTGACCGTTTCTACCCCCCGTGATCGTAATTCCACCTTCGATCCTCAGTTTATAAAGAAGCGGGAGACCATTCTCGCGGAAGGTGTTGCTGACCGCATAATCGGCCTTTATGCCCTTGGTAATAGTACACGTGAAATAAGCGATTGGATGGAAGAGAATCTTGGTAACCGTGTGTCTGCCGAAACAATCAGTTCCATCACTGACCGGGTACTTCCGGAAATAAAAGCGTGGCGTTCGCGTAGCCTGGATTATATTTATCCGATAGTCTGGATGGATGCCATTCATTATAAAGTCATGGATGAGAGAGGCTGTGCCATTACCCATGCAATCTACAACGTATTGGCTATAGATAAGGACGGTCGTAAGGATTTGCTTGGGATGTACATCTCTAAGAATGAGGGGGCAAACTTCTGGTTGAATGTGCTGACCGATTTACAGAACCGTGGTGTACACGACATTCTCATAGCTTGTGTCGATGGTCTGAGGGGCTTCCCGGATGCCATCCAAAGCGTATTCCCTGATACCATAGTGCAACTTTGTATCGTCCATCAGATACGTAACTCCATCAAATACGTCGGCAGTAAACACCAGAAGGAGTTTCTTAAAGATCTGAAACGGGTTTACGGTGCAGTCAGCAAGGATGCCGCTGAAACGGAGCTTCTTGATTTAGATCAGAAATGGGGAGAGAAATATCCTATCGTCATCAAGTCGTGGCAGGACAACTGGGAAAAGCTCACTGAATACTTCCAGTTCACATCCGATATACGTCGTATGATTTATACGACGAATACCGTTGAAGGCTACCACCGGCAAATACGGAAAGTTACAAAAAACAAGGGTGTGTTCCCTAATGACACCGCCCTTGAGAAGCTTGTCTACCTCGCTTATCGCAACATACGCAAGAAATGGACTATGCCACTGGCTAATTGGGGCACCATTGCCCAACAACTGGCGATAAAGTTTGGAGATAGATTTAAGTTGTTGTAA
- a CDS encoding ABC transporter permease, with translation MKQIYYAIQSILHGRGSNVTKVISLSLGLTIGILLFSQIAFELNYEKCYPEADRLVLVRGGGENVKTGEKGEGYDDSLFAPMAEAFRSDLSQWIENATVIFNFETLNVFKDGHKLKDVNYAYVDTCYFRTFGIKVLKGNPEELQRAGSIFVSETFVRDAFGGQDPVGQKLSLDKQHELTVRGVYQDTPENTAYHFDFVAPIYAGGGYIGGGTWGRNDIYYTILRLRDGVDREEINRQIYKAMQKYYPDSADDEWRSFYDAQPLPEIHLDDSNTRTRLYIYGFLGFAIFFVAIMNYVLVAIATMSRRAKSIGVHKCSGASAINIFSMFLFETGIVVLISVIVALFIIFNTKDLIEDLLSVQLSSLFTLETLWVPMLIVFVLFMVAGVLPGRLFSRIPVTQVFRRYTDGKKGWKRSLLFVQFMGVSFVMGILLVSLMQYHHLINSDMGIRTPGLVEAETWMSPEEAENMVSDLRRQPMVENATRSMHGVLGEYWTRGLIDNSGKRIETLMYNPCDKNYAETMGITIIEGKDMQNEGDVLVNEEVVRLMKWTDGAVGKRLNDFDKAGTIVGVFRNVRNTSFLYKQFPVALVYSHNTSHTFDVRLRQPYDESLKKLNEYMEQVHSTKALEFIPIDTMLKEIYRNVYRFRNSVWITSTFILLIVVMGLIGYVNDETQRRSKEIAIRKVNGAEASTILRLLSRDILYVAVPSVLIGIVVSYFTGKAWLDQFAETIDMNALYFVGTALVIIALIVVCVVVRAWRIANENPVNSIKSE, from the coding sequence ATGAAACAAATCTATTATGCAATACAATCGATATTACACGGCCGTGGAAGCAACGTGACGAAAGTCATATCGCTTTCATTAGGTCTGACTATTGGTATTTTGCTTTTTTCACAAATAGCATTTGAACTCAATTATGAGAAATGTTACCCTGAGGCCGACCGATTGGTATTGGTACGTGGAGGGGGAGAGAATGTGAAGACTGGAGAGAAAGGAGAAGGATATGATGATAGCTTGTTTGCTCCGATGGCAGAAGCGTTCCGCAGTGATTTGTCACAATGGATTGAAAATGCTACAGTCATTTTCAATTTTGAGACATTAAATGTATTCAAGGATGGTCATAAGCTGAAAGATGTAAATTACGCTTATGTAGATACTTGCTATTTCCGTACTTTCGGCATCAAAGTATTGAAAGGAAATCCTGAGGAATTACAAAGGGCGGGGAGTATATTTGTTTCTGAAACTTTTGTTCGTGATGCTTTTGGTGGGCAGGACCCTGTGGGACAAAAATTGTCCTTGGATAAACAGCATGAACTGACAGTCCGTGGTGTTTATCAGGATACTCCGGAAAATACTGCCTATCATTTTGATTTTGTAGCTCCCATTTATGCCGGAGGTGGCTATATAGGGGGTGGAACATGGGGACGTAATGACATTTATTATACTATTCTCCGTTTGCGCGATGGGGTGGACAGAGAAGAAATCAATCGTCAGATATACAAGGCTATGCAAAAATATTATCCTGATTCTGCTGATGATGAATGGAGAAGCTTTTATGATGCACAGCCATTGCCCGAAATTCATCTGGATGACTCAAATACCCGCACTCGCCTTTACATTTATGGTTTTTTGGGCTTTGCTATATTTTTTGTGGCGATCATGAACTATGTATTAGTAGCTATTGCTACCATGAGCCGCAGAGCAAAAAGCATAGGTGTGCATAAGTGTAGTGGTGCCAGTGCAATCAACATTTTCAGTATGTTCCTTTTTGAGACAGGGATTGTGGTATTAATTTCCGTTATAGTGGCCCTCTTTATTATTTTCAATACCAAAGATCTGATAGAAGATTTACTTTCGGTGCAGTTATCTTCACTCTTTACATTGGAAACTCTATGGGTTCCGATGCTCATTGTTTTTGTACTGTTCATGGTAGCCGGAGTGTTACCGGGAAGATTGTTTTCACGCATTCCTGTCACTCAAGTTTTTCGTCGTTACACAGATGGGAAAAAAGGGTGGAAGCGTTCTCTTTTATTTGTACAATTTATGGGAGTATCTTTTGTAATGGGGATTTTGTTAGTATCTTTGATGCAGTATCATCATTTGATTAATAGTGATATGGGTATCCGTACTCCAGGATTGGTGGAGGCGGAGACATGGATGTCACCCGAAGAAGCTGAGAATATGGTTAGCGATCTTCGTCGTCAACCCATGGTGGAAAATGCCACCCGTTCTATGCATGGGGTTCTGGGAGAGTATTGGACTCGTGGGCTGATTGATAATAGTGGCAAGAGAATAGAAACCTTGATGTATAATCCTTGTGATAAAAATTATGCTGAAACCATGGGGATTACTATTATTGAAGGGAAAGATATGCAGAATGAGGGGGATGTATTGGTCAACGAAGAAGTAGTGCGGCTGATGAAATGGACAGATGGGGCAGTAGGCAAACGATTGAATGATTTTGATAAAGCTGGCACCATTGTTGGTGTATTCCGTAATGTGCGCAATACGTCTTTTCTCTATAAGCAGTTTCCCGTAGCTTTAGTTTATAGTCATAATACTAGCCACACTTTTGATGTACGTTTAAGGCAGCCATACGATGAGAGTTTGAAAAAACTGAACGAATACATGGAGCAGGTGCATTCCACTAAGGCATTGGAATTTATTCCGATAGATACCATGCTGAAGGAAATCTATCGTAATGTATACCGTTTTCGTAATTCTGTATGGATTACTTCTACTTTTATTTTGCTTATTGTTGTTATGGGGTTGATAGGCTATGTGAATGATGAAACACAACGTCGCAGTAAGGAAATAGCCATCCGTAAGGTGAATGGTGCCGAAGCTTCGACTATTCTCCGGTTGCTGTCCCGTGATATATTGTATGTTGCTGTTCCATCGGTTTTGATAGGAATTGTTGTATCATACTTTACAGGAAAAGCCTGGTTGGATCAATTTGCCGAAACGATAGACATGAATGCGTTGTATTTTGTCGGAACAGCATTGGTGATTATCGCTCTGATAGTGGTGTGTGTCGTTGTTAGAGCTTGGCGTATCGCTAATGAGAATCCAGTAAATAGCATTAAGAGTGAGTAG